A region of Vitis riparia cultivar Riparia Gloire de Montpellier isolate 1030 chromosome 1, EGFV_Vit.rip_1.0, whole genome shotgun sequence DNA encodes the following proteins:
- the LOC117920331 gene encoding anther-specific proline-rich protein APG-like, whose protein sequence is MARTRGAKSSSPSARKPAPREAPVQASTTEPPWPEIAPPPQKPAPKKHSAKPVVQTPPAKRYLTRSGGRPLQKRARVESSEPIDLTEQSPVQSPVPSPEPSPMPSPAPPAKPQASQPPPPKPQISAEPTPEVILRRPMLTQPPIEGNLDCRARLFHSELCFDTAAFQLRPELEGSFQLLCRYRMEQLLTP, encoded by the coding sequence ATGGCACGAACTAGAGGCGCTAAGTCTTCTTCTCCGTCTGCCCGAAAGCCAGCGCCGCGCGAGGCGCCTGTGCAAGCCTCAACCACTGAGCCGCCGTGGCCAGAAATTGCTCCGCCTCCTCAAAAGCCCGCTCCAAAGAAGCACTCAGCCAAGCCCGTAGTTCAGACGCCTCCGGCGAAGCGCtaccttaccaggtcagggggtCGTCCCCTCCAAAAGCGAGCTAGAGTGGAAAGCTCGGAACCAATCGACTTGACAGAGCAATCCCCTGTTCAATCCCCTGTTCCTTCTCCAGAGCCATCTCCTAtgccatctccggcaccgccGGCGAAGCCTCAAGCAAGCCAACCGCCACCTCCTAAGCCCCAAATTTCGGCTGAACCAACTCCTGAAGTGATTCTCAGGCGTCCAATGCTCACTcagccaccaattgaaggcaatttggactgcCGAGCTAGGCTATTCCATTCCGAGTTGTGTTTTGACACAGCTGCCTTCCAGTTGCGACCAGAACTTGAAGGATCATTCCAATTGCTGTGCAGATATCGAATGGAGCAGCTTCTGACCCCATGA